A single window of Nicotiana sylvestris chromosome 5, ASM39365v2, whole genome shotgun sequence DNA harbors:
- the LOC138869617 gene encoding uncharacterized protein, whose protein sequence is MGSLKHVEAGKLEMTKEIYRLANLSVRLHDTGDQGVVVQNIAGSSLIAEVEMRQFEDPELVKIKESIPFQKKQLFEQTDNGILKYKGRWCVPNGGELRKQIMTEMHQSWYSVHPGSTKMYHDLRQLYWWNDMKKDIATFVA, encoded by the coding sequence ATGGGCAGCTTGAAGCATGTAGAAGCTGGGAAATTAGAAATGACTAAGGAGATATATCGATTGGCTAACCTGAGTGTGCGGCTACATGATACAGGTGACCAGGGTGTAGTAGTCCAAAATATTGCGGGGTCATCACTGATAGCTGAGGTAGAAATGCGTCAATTTGAGGATCCAGAGCTAGTCAAGATTAAAGAGAGCATCCCTTTTCAGAAGAAGCAGTTGTTTGAGCAAACAGATAATGGAATTCTAAAATATAAAGGCCGATGGTGTGTACCTAATGGTGGGGAGCTTCGTAAGCAAATTATGACAGAGATGCACCAGTCTTGGTACTCAGTTCATCCTGGTTCAaccaaaatgtatcatgatcttcgtCAGCTATACTGGTGGAACgacatgaagaaagatatagccaCATTTGTGGCTTAG